The nucleotide window TAATAAACCAAGCTTGAACTGAACAGCCACAGGGGTATcattatatttctattttctatatACATGTGGAGTACTGACAGCCATTAAAACCCTACCTTTTTAAGCAGATCTCTGGCTTCTTGTGTGAGGTAGGGAGGCAAGTTGAGTTTACACTTGAGAATCTTGtcaattgttttctttctgttctcccCAGTGAAAGGAGGCTGGAAAACACCAttgaaacaggaagaaaaacaggacTTGTTCAGATCTTTAATTTGTGTGCACAGAACTCACTTCAGTCATTTACAAAGCAGGTAAAATAGTCATTTATAAAGCAGTGCAAATAGGCACTGTTTGGATAAAAGCAGCTCATGTTTGTAGTCAAACTTGAGAGCTGTATTTTGGTTCTTTCCTATTTGCAGTGTATATACATacaatatatttctttatacATGCAGCTGAGTTAGGGTACAGGGAAGCAGAAAAGCTACAAAGGGAAATACATGCAATTATAAGTGTGCACCTACTGCTCCAGTCAGCATGTCATACATTAATGCCCCCAAACTCCACCAGTCCACAGCACGGTTATGCCCACTCCTCATCAAGATTTCTGGGGCCCTataagcagaaaaatcaaaaataggAAAGTGTTTTAATGAGCTTAGTACTAATTGTGGCTGCTAGTTTTCAAACAAAAACCCCATTTATCAAGTCACGTTGTCCTAAGTGACTGAACTCATGAACCACCAgttaaaaaaggcaaaacacagCCATTacccccagagcagagcaataCTTTTGTATTTCATCATGCAGCTCACATGTATTCAATTGTTCCACAGAATGTGTGTGTGACTGTTCCATCGTGGATGGATTCTTTACATAATCCAAAGTCAGTCAGTTTTACATGACCTGAAATTAAACAGATCAAATTTAAGACTTGTCAGAATTCTGCCATTTGTACAAGTAACATTGAGAAAAATTAGCAGTTTTTAACATGGTATGTAATCACCCTGAATTACTTCCACATATGGTCTGACAAAGCAATGCAGCCATAAAACAGAACAAGGTAATCACACTTACAGAGAAAACCAAGTGCTGCCACTTGACAAACTACCAAAACTTATTCAAATACTGACAAATGTATTTAAACATAAAGACTGTAGAGCATCATTTAGCTAAAAAAGCAGGTTACTGAATTCTACTGCCTGCTTCAAAATTCACAAATGATCTTCACCAAACTGTAAAGTGCTCTGAATAATTCAGTACAAAGACTCAGACTAAGTAAATAAGTTGTTTAAGAAAACATGACAGTTCTGGGTGGTACAGATTGCCAGACTGATCAGTGTCACACAGTCACTGGAACAGTGCAATCAGTGCTGTCAGTGGGAAGTGTCAGCTGCTGGCTAAGTCATTTCAGCCACAGATGATCTGGCATCCTACCTAAACTGCCTTTCCTACCATCAGTCATCCCCATTGACTAAAATGTCACAGGTTCTACTTCACAATgatccaggaaaagaaaagaatccAGAGGTGCAGAGATGGCAAATCAACCACTCAAAGCCTGGGTCCATGGAACCTGAGCTTGCTGTGGCCTATTAAACCAAGGAAGCTGTGCTTGAGGGCAATGAGTTCTGGCAGCTCTTCACATATCCCAGTAGTGGTAACAACCCTGCCACTGTTCTAAGGAGATTCACCTAAAACTGAGGTATTGTGACCTTTGGGAGAATTGTTTTCAAAGGACTGGCAGCCTGACTCATGACTAGAGTTCTACCTTGATGATTAAGCATGATATTTTCTGGCTTCAGATCCCGGTAGATGATTCCTTTCTGATGCAAGTGCCCCAGTGCCATTGAGATTTCTGCCAAGTAAAAGCTGAAAGGGAACAAAATCAGACATATTCAATCATGCAGAGCATCTTAAAAGCAAGTCTTTCACAGTTTTCAACCCCCAAACCTTAAGCACAGCCCTACTGACAGAGCCTCActgagcagccagcagtggACCCTCCTCTGTTAAAAGACTGGAGTTCCACCAGCACAAATGGGTGAGGACAGCTCAAAACTGGTGAGTACAGCACATGTACACCCTCCCCAAACCCACTGAACTGCTCTTTCACTACACTCTAAAATGAATGAGTAGTTAAATATAGTTCAAGTAcgtggaaaaaaaaccccaaactattaatttacaaaaatagCTTCACTTACCAAGCTGTGTCTTCCATAAATATCCCTTCTCTCTCTAACTGCATAAATAGTTCTCCTCCTGTCATGAGAAAAAATAGACTGTACTCAATTAAAAGTATCATTAAGTCAGTCAAAAGTCTATTTTCTAGGAAAACAGTAAGCAACAGGTATTTCTGCCTGCTGTACAACAGGCtgtttcacaaaaaaaacaactgagcCACTATTCTGTTACCCTCAGGATTCCAGCAACCTGAAGAAATTAATCTGTATCTGTTTCCCTAACCATGAAATAAAGGTAACACTTTCTTCTGTCACAAAGAACCTGCAGGGACTAAATCCTCAGGTAACTCTGCATGATTGCAAAGAACACAAAAATGACAAATCAAGAGGCAGGAAAAGTCTTTAAACCCCTTCTCTTTTGTACTGCTatgaaaaacaattattttatgtttcattCCTCTTTATTGTATGGAATTAGAAAGTTTATTTATGTTCTTCTAggtaattttaatataaatctgTTTCAGTTTAAGATACCAAGCCATCATTAATTTACTTGTAGGGTTAGAAGCCCAAATTCTTGATTGTGTAAGACCCCAAGAAGGAGGTAAATTATATACTGACCACTGAGATACTCAAGGATGAGGTAGAGTTTTCCACCAGTCTGAAAGGCATAAATTAAGTCTACAATGAAGGGATGTTTAACTTCCTCCAGTATATTCCTCTCTGCTTTCGTGTGAGCTGTATCCTTGGCATTCCTTACAATCATTGCCTGCAAAAAGCAGGGATATGTGAGCACAGAACATGCTGAACAAGGCAACTTTCACATTGAGTTCAATTCTGAGTTTATTAAACTATAACACAATATATGAGTTAgcaacagcatttaaaaattacatttcacCACAATATCTACATAAGAGATTTCTTGCAGAAGTTTAAGTCTTTATTTTATAGAATCACATGATAATTTagattggaaaggacctccTGACCTATTTAAATGAGCTGCTGAGAActacacagacagaaaaatctgaagtgTAATTTTAATTCCAACTGTATCTGCAATAAAAGTAAAAACTGTATATATCCTAGAACTTATTTTTAGGTATATTAAATCATTAGATAATTCTAAAAGGTAAGTGGAGGgatagatttatatttttttttagattcaGAGAGTAGTGGACTTCAGGTTACCTTTTTAAGAACTTTCATGGCAAATATTTTCCCAGTGTTTGCTCCGGTTACTTTTCGTACTTGAAACACCTAAACAACACCAACACAATGGCAAATCACACATTTCAGCTGCATTAACTGCCACAAGCTAAAAAGCAAAGTTgtgcaagagagagagagaggagatcACCACAAGGCAAGAAGCAGAGCTTGGATGCAGGATGAGTTTGGgacatttcctgctgctcccagcgGGTGAGGCTCTGCCAGGGACCTCAGTGCCAACCTTGGCAGCTGGGGTTGGTTCTGCTTCATTCTACCTCAGGCAGAATGGACTTTCAGAGAGGGGGAAATGAGAGCAAAGGGAGCAGTGAGGGtgtgcagggctcagtgctggaggGTTCTGACCTTGCCATAGCCGCCCTTGCCCAGCACACGCAGTAACTCGAAGCACTCGGGGCGGATCTTCTCGGGGCCTCTGTTCACACTGGTCTCTGAAATCTCAAATTTTTCACAATGCTCCATCCCACTGCAAAAAGCAGAACAAGGCTGTGAGTCTACCTGGTGCTGAGAACTGAGCAAATGAAAGCACTACCTCACTGGAAAGTGTCTGTCTGACCTAACAGTGACAGCCTGGGAGATCAGGAATTATTGTTCATTGTGTGCAAACTGCAACTTGCACTGACAAGGTTACCTGCAGATTATGGGGATTTACAGTATCAAGATTTCCTTCAAACCCCTTCAATTTAATGTACAATACATCTCTGCATTAGACCAGAATTAATTACAGGATGACAACCTCAAACTGACTCAGATATTTCTTTATATTGTTATATCCATATTACAAATATTACTCAAAGGCAAGAGATTTTTTAGGAGAAACAAGGATCAAAAGACAAACAGCAGCTTACACCAGAattctttttattaatattattttatttcaagataCAATTGACAAATTTTAATGTGAGGAAATAGTGAAACATCTAAAAACAACTCAAAATGGAACCAGAATGACAAAATTTTCTATTTACCttaacaaaataacaaaactaGAAGTTATATGTGGTTGGCATGAATGCTACAGATTATTTTCTAGCAGCAACTTACAGGTCATATTGGCCAACTCCTCCATGGTCCATGCTCTCACTTAATTGACCCTGGGGATGAGAagggtaaaagaaaaattaattagaaaaatgaaagtattaaaaataaatgcactgaTGTGGTTTACAAGATTTTAAGTTTGAAAATACCAAATCTCTATATAAAAAATTACCAGAAGATCAAGATTTGCTGTCTGCCCTGTGTCTCAAGCAGTGACACAAGGAACCACTCTTACCTGGCTGCATTGTTATTCAATCACTTAAAGATTAGAGGTATAATTTCACACCCCCAAGTGAACTTGAAAAATGTTAAGGTACTGCAATGTTCTTTACAATTCCTCTTACACAGAAATTTTCGAGTCCTACTGCAGTACTTTGCAAATTAGACCAGTAATAAAGATTATATGAACAGATGAACTGGGACTCATCTGCAGTAGAAAAAACAATCTACTCAGAAGGTCTTACTATTTTATATTGGCAAGTCAAATCCCAATCGTGATGAAAGAATTCAGCTTTACTCTGATGttaaacacattttctgatCAGTAATCAGTACTGAAGAAGTTCCTGCACTTAAGCAATGTGGTTTAATTCTGCAGAGATATTTTCCTCAAAGAATTTTAAACCTGATCCCTTCCCTCTGACTGTGGCTCTACATggcaaaagaaatgcaaaggcAGCAGACAGCTGGAATGAATACAAATAGAATGTCACAGGCAAGCTTATAGTGAGCTTCAGACTGTACTGCcacattcttatttttaaaaatatggacACAAAATAACAACTGTGAGTTCGTGGTAAACAGCCTGGAACTTACAGACTGAATATAAATATGTTGAGTGACCTGTGAAATTCagagaagcagaacaaaaagaaaacccactgAGATCTGCAAAAGTCAGCCCAGGCCAAGGAGtgcactttaaaatattacCCAAGTGAAAACACTAaccaaagaaaactgaaaactttCAACAGTTTCCGGACCATTTCAACGTTAAAGTTTACAAAGGCTGGTTTATTTTGGGTGATCTAAACGGGAATTTAACTTTTGGATCCACCTACTAACACCACAGGCAATTAAGGAGTCCAAAGGATCAGGTTTGTTTCCAGctcagagagctgccagctcctgtcctCCTGGTGACATTTATTAGAGAAATCCAGCTTATTGACATGTTTCACAACAAAAGCCACTAAAGCTGCCCTTGACCCCAACTCTTAGATGCCaacaaatgaatttttaaaaattcaactCAGAGAATAAACACCCCTCAGTTCCCAGAGCAACTCCTGTTACCCAATGGTTCTGGCAAAGTTTACGTGTGCTGCTCTTGCTCCTGTGAACTTTGAGTTTCATTCTCAGTATTAATTTAACCAAAATTCCTTTCAGATACcattctgttattttttcagGGTTTCTTCTCATTTCACAGCACCAAGAAACGTACTGGGAAGCAACCAGCCCTTCAGTCCATACATTATTTCATTTACTACAAACACCTAAATTAAGGCTGAGGCTTTTTTCACCATAACAATTAGTGCAAACAACCACATGGCTTTGGAGGGAACTCCTTTTACACAATGCTTCAGATTTTCCAGAATGGCTGTGCCTACTCAAACCCATGGCTGAGCTGTCTGGGCTCCTCCTGGACTCAGTTTTTGGGATATACCAGGGACCAATAGCAGAAACTTGACAACACAGTCCAGAGTGTCCCCCTTGCTCATTCCTGGATCTCCATTCTCTGGCTGCATCCCCTCTCTGATCCTTGCAGGATACACATTTCCTGCTGTTCAGTTATTTTAATCTCAAGCCTATTCTCACCTTCCTTTACCTGTTTGCCAAAAGGCACCTGAGACCAACCAACGTCCATAAAAATATCAGTCATGGCAAGGGTTTAAAATCCACAGTGGTTTGATTGTTCCCTGAATTACAGGAACACAAGAGAGAACAAACTCAACTTTCTCACCACCTCGCTCAGAACCTGTTCTTGGCAGCATTAACAGGGTGATGCAAGAGAGATTTTCCAAAGCCAAGTGTTTTATTGATTACTGAGGTGACAGacagagcttttcctgcaggTTGAGAAGCCTTCAAGccttcagctggaaaataatGTCTCTACAGGTTACATGGAGCATGGGTAACAGAATATCTGCTTATCTCCTGAAGGGAAGTACCTGGAGAGAATCTACAGCAAACATGGAAGGGACTTTTTACAGGAGCACGGAGGTGTAAATTAGGTATTAGAGGGAAATTCTgctctgggagggtggggagaccctggcacagggtgcccagagaagctgtggttgccccattcctgaaagtgtccaaggacagggcttggagcaacctgggatacTGGAAGGGGCCCTGCCCATGGCTTGaggtgatttttaaggtccattccaacccaaatcgTTCCACGATTCTGTGATCACAAAGGCTTCAAGACTGTCATTAGTAGTTaatgagcagaaaataaatgcagcgGCAGTTTGAGTAACAGCAAACAGTTAATATACATAACAATagcaaaaaacaacagaaaatctggaaaaacacaaacagagATGATGCAATAAAATCCACCTAAAGCTTTGACAAGATCTAGATGAACATCACGAGCTGCAAACTGCACATTATCAGGTGCTCTGCTCACGAAAGCACGAGATAAAAACAGCCGCTGACCCGCCTAACGCAGCATTTTAAacctctgcttttaattttggcGCGAGAGCAGCGACTTTACACAGCTCCAGAAAGATCGGCATTTCTGCCCTGACGTTCGGACATGtgacaagaaataaataataaaaaacccaccCCGCCGCGGCGCCCGTGGCGGAGTTCGGCGGGGAAGAGCTCGGGCTgtgcccgcagccccggggcagCGCGGGCTCTGCCCGCCACAGCCGCGGCctcagcgcggccccgcccggccccgcggcgccTCCCGCGCCCTCCCTCAGGCCCCGCGGCCTCccccgctccctgcccgctCTCAccccctcctccagctcctcgtCTGAGCCCGCCTCCTCGGGCTGGTCCAGGTCGATGTCGAACACTCCCGCCATGGCGCCGCCGCCCCTCGCTGGCTCCGCCGGGTGCCCGGGGCCTGCGCCGCCTCATGGGCCCGcgccccgcagcgccgccgcggccgccaTCACCGGCTGCGCGGCCGCAGCGCGCCtgcgcccccgccccgcccgcgcccgccgcgcaCGCGCAGCGCGcgtcccggccccgccgagcctGCGCAGTGAGCGCGCCGCGCGCCCGCCCCCCGCTGCCGGCGCCGCGCCTGCGCACAGGCCGCGGTGAAGCCGCGCAGGCGGGAGCGCGCGGGCCGCTGCCCGGAGCGCGCTGTGCGCGTGCGCGAGGCGCGCGGTTCGAAGGCGCGGCCCGTGAGGGGAAGCGGGGATGAGGTGAGGGCTGAGCGGGACCGGAGCCACATCGGCATCCCGGGACGGGCTGCTGAGGAGAAAGGCTCGGGGACGGAGCTCGGCACTGAGGGGCGCGagggcgggcagcgccgggaACATGGCGGTGTTCCCTGAGGGGGAGAGCGGCCCTGAGGGGCGTTCTGTGACCGCGGGGACCCGAGTGGGTCTCCCCCGGAGAGAACGGGAAGGTCGGTATCGTACGCTTTAGACATGAGCCTTTCCTGGCAATAattcacatatttatttatttcctgcGTGAGGAG belongs to Oenanthe melanoleuca isolate GR-GAL-2019-014 chromosome 19, OMel1.0, whole genome shotgun sequence and includes:
- the RPS6KB1 gene encoding ribosomal protein S6 kinase beta-1 isoform X2 gives rise to the protein MAGVFDIDLDQPEEAGSDEELEEGGQLSESMDHGGVGQYDLGMEHCEKFEISETSVNRGPEKIRPECFELLRVLGKGGYGKVFQVRKVTGANTGKIFAMKVLKKAMIVRNAKDTAHTKAERNILEEVKHPFIVDLIYAFQTGGKLYLILEYLSGGELFMQLEREGIFMEDTACFYLAEISMALGHLHQKGIIYRDLKPENIMLNHQGHVKLTDFGLCKESIHDGTVTHTFCGTIEYMAPEILMRSGHNRAVDWWSLGALMYDMLTGAPPFTGENRKKTIDKILKCKLNLPPYLTQEARDLLKKLLKRNAASRLGAGPGDAGEVQAHAFFRHINWDELLARKVEPPFKPLLCQCP
- the RPS6KB1 gene encoding ribosomal protein S6 kinase beta-1 isoform X1, coding for MAGVFDIDLDQPEEAGSDEELEEGGQLSESMDHGGVGQYDLGMEHCEKFEISETSVNRGPEKIRPECFELLRVLGKGGYGKVFQVRKVTGANTGKIFAMKVLKKAMIVRNAKDTAHTKAERNILEEVKHPFIVDLIYAFQTGGKLYLILEYLSGGELFMQLEREGIFMEDTACFYLAEISMALGHLHQKGIIYRDLKPENIMLNHQGHVKLTDFGLCKESIHDGTVTHTFCGTIEYMAPEILMRSGHNRAVDWWSLGALMYDMLTGAPPFTGENRKKTIDKILKCKLNLPPYLTQEARDLLKKLLKRNAASRLGAGPGDAGEVQAHAFFRHINWDELLARKVEPPFKPLLQSEEDVSQFDSKFTRQTPVDSPDDSTLSESANQVFLGFTYVAPSVLESVKEKFSFEPKIRSPRRFIGSPRTPVSPVKFSPGEFWGRGASAGASNTQPPVEYPMETSGIEQMDVTVCGEASAPLPIRQPNSGPYKKQAFPMISKRPEHLRMNL